The Balearica regulorum gibbericeps isolate bBalReg1 chromosome 17, bBalReg1.pri, whole genome shotgun sequence region AAGGAAGGGGATGGAGCAGCACCGGAGGAGCTCGGGTGTGGAGTCTGGGAAGCTGCACTAGATCTAGAAAGGGTGAAACGTGGAGAACAGAGTACTTGAGTGGCACTGGGGTCCTCAGAGTCTTCTTGAGAGTCACTCTGTGCCCAAAAATTTCCTCAgggaaagacaaaagcaaaatcaaCCAAGCTCAGCCTTAGAAGTCAGCGTAAGGTTGCGCTGCCTGTGGTACTCGAACACGTCTCCTGCGGTTAGGAAAATACCCGTTGGCATGGCAGAAATAGCCCCGTTTTGCAGGGAAACGGGAAGCAGCAAATGTAGGGCTGTTGTGGTGTCGAGGGCTTCTGGAGCCCCGAGCCTGTGACattcacagcacagcagcacctcGTGGCATTGCTAAAGAGGTGACATTGCAGCTGAATAAACCCCGAGAGCCCGCACCCTGGCAACGGGACGAACGCCAGAGCTGGCTGAAGCTGGTGCAGTGAAGCATGTAGCGTGCCAGGATTAGACAgcctgggcagccctggccccgGGTCGGTGGTgcaagagggaaaacaaagtcCTGAGGTAACACGAGGACGAGTCCCCGGTGCGCAGCGTGCAGGGCTCACCGGCTGCCTCGgggtcctgctgctcccaggctgaggaagaggagcactGCGAGCACGCTGGTgtctgctgctgtctgcatgCTCCAGCGAGCGCTCAGCCGGGAGCCTGCCGGCTCTGCACGTGCCGCAGCGCCGGGCTGGGAGAGCGGTGGGAGCAGGATGGCGGGGCCAGTCCTGACACCCGCAGCCTTTTCGGGTGTGGGGAGCCCGGCTCCGCCACCCCGCAGGCTGGCAGAGCGGGAGAGGAGCTGGTGTCTGACCCGCTGTCTTGTCCTacccctgtccccagctgggTGGCCTACGAGCAGGCCAACATGCGTGGGGAGatgttcatcctggagaagggCGAGTACCCTCGCTGGGACACCTGGTCCAGCAGCTACCGGAGCGACTGCTTCATGTCCATGCGTCCCATCAAAATGGTGAGTGCTCCAGGAGCAGAAAGCACCCAGGGGGTCTGGCCAGGGCCGGATCCGTGCTGCTCAATGCCTTGCTGCAGCAAGCTCCAGGGCTTCGGCTGCATGACCCAGCGCCTCCCCTCTTCTGTCTTCCCCAGGAGGCTGAGGACCACAAAATCTCCCTGTACGAGTCTGCTGACTTCAAGGGCAACAAGATGGAGATCCAGGAGGATGATGTGCCAAGCCTCTGGGCTTACGGCTTCTGCGACCGCGTGGGCAGCGTGCAGGTGCCCAGTGGAACGTAAGCCGGGCCGCGGCGGCAGGTGCCTCCTGCCAGGCTCCCCGTCCTCCCCCGTGTCCCGGCTCGCTGCCCGCTGACCCTGAGCACCCGCACGGGGCTCTCGGGCAGCCAGGAAGCGCCACGTGGCTGTTGTCGGTGGTGTAGCCCATCACCTGGGGGTCGCACCCAGCGCACGGGGGACAGGAGGGCTCTGCCGGCTTCCCAAGAGCGTGCCGGCCAtgccactgctgcctgcagcggCCGATCCCGCTCAGGTGCCCTCTGTTTGCTTTCCCTGCAGCTGGGTCGGGTACCAGTACCCTGGCTACAGAGGCTACCAGTACCTCTTTGAGACCGGAGACTACCGACACTGGAACGAGTGGTCTGCCTTCCAGCCCCAGATCCAGTCCATCCGCCGCATCCGGGACATGCAGTGGGACCAGAAGGGCACCTTCGT contains the following coding sequences:
- the CRYBB1 gene encoding beta-crystallin B1, with the protein product MSETTKPAAPGQAAEEKEKAAPVPTPSLDPAPIANSKGEEPSTEAFRITVFEQENFQGRQMEFTTECLNLGDRGFDRVRSVIVTSGPWVAYEQANMRGEMFILEKGEYPRWDTWSSSYRSDCFMSMRPIKMEAEDHKISLYESADFKGNKMEIQEDDVPSLWAYGFCDRVGSVQVPSGTWVGYQYPGYRGYQYLFETGDYRHWNEWSAFQPQIQSIRRIRDMQWDQKGTFVTPDVPSD